The sequence GGGTCATGGCGCCGGTGCCGCAGCCGCATATCAGTCTGTTGCGTCAGGCTCAGGGGCCGATTGTGGTGACTCGCGATGGCAAGGATCTGCCCTGTCGGGTAGCTGAAAGCTTGTTCTGGATGGGTCGCTATGGCGAACGCCTGGATGCCCGGGCCAGACTGTTGCGTGAGGCGCTGGCGCGACTACTGCAGGAGGATCGGGCCGAGGCCGGAGTACATCTGATGCCGGATCTGCTGGCGGCGCTGGAGATCCCGCTCGATGCCGAAGGCCTGCCGGCAGATCAGGAGGAGAGCGATCCACAGACCCTCAATGGGCGGTTTTCACGTGAATATGTGATCAGCCGTGATCGGTTGCTGCAGCTGTTTGCCGACGACCAGCCTGATGGCCTGCCCATGTTGTTCGGCCATTTTGTGCGCAACAGCCGGGCGGTACGTGACCATCTGGGCGACGATGCCTGGCGGGCGATCAATGTCATGCGTCAGCGTTTCAACAACATCTCGCGGACCAGGGGAATTGTGGTTGGCCAACGTCATCTGGAAGCCATGGTGCTCGATCTGTCGGCCTTCTTCGGGCTGTGCAACGAAACCATGCCGCATCACTACGGCTGGCGTTTTCTCGATATCGGGCGTTTCGTCGAGCGCGCGCTCAACGGTCTTGAGCTGCTCAAGCTGGCGTTGCTGACCGCTCAGCAGCCGGGCATCCCGCTGTGGGAGGTAGTGCTGGCGACTACTGACAACTTCACCGTCTATCGCCGCCGCTATCGCTCCCAACTGCATCCCTCGGCTATTCTCGACCTGTTGCTGTTCGATGAAACCAATCCGCGCTCGATTGGCTACATGCTCAAACGTCTGGGCCGACAAATCGTGCGCCTGCCGTCCCCGGGCAGCTCGCCTTACCGTAATCTTGAAAATCGCCTGATCATCCAGGCCACCAGCGCCTTGCATCTGGTCGATATCGACAGCCTGGCCGATCTTGAGAAGTCGGCCGAGGCCCGGGCGGCTCTGGCGGATCTGCTAGACCGCCTGATCGAGCCCATGGCCGAGTTGTCCAATGCCGTATCCCACAGTCATTTCAGCCACGTTGAAATGCCCCGGCAACTGGTCACCATGCAATACACCCCGACCTGAACGAGCCCTGATCAATGAAATATCAACTGCGCCATACCACGCGCTATGAATACAGCGGCCCGGTCAGCCTGAGCCATAACGAAGCGCGGATCCTGCCCCGACAGTTGTCATGGCAACGCTGTGACAATACCCGCATCGAAATAATTCCAGCTCCGGTTCGCCAGCGTGAACGGACGGATTTCTTTGGAAATCGGGTGGTGAACTTCTCTCTGGAATCCCTGCATGACAGCCTGGAAGTGCATGTATTCAGCGAAGTCACTACCTCGGCGCGACCTGCCCAGGATTTCTTCTCCTCAATGGCCTGGGAATCGGCAGTGGCCGCTTTGCGTGAAGACTGGCGTGACAGCAACGCCGATACGCTCGAGGCCCGACTATATGTAATGGACTCGGCCTTCGTTCAGGCCCATGACCACCTGGCCAGTTACGCGGCCAAAAGCTTCACCCCTGGGCGCAACCTGATCGAGGCAATTCTGGACCTGAATACCAGGATCTTTACCGAGTTTAGTTATGACCCAGGATTCACTACAGTCGCCACCCCATTGGCTGAGGTTCTGGCCAGCCGGCGGGGGGTATGCCAGGACTTTGCCCATCTGACCATCGGCTGCCTGCGCTCGCTGGGGCTGGCGGGGCGTTATGTCAGTGGCTACATGGAAACCCTGCCGCCACCAGGGCAGGAGAAATTGCTGGGTGCCGACGCCACTCACGCCTGGTTGGCAGTTTTCATTCCGGGCTGGGGCTGGCTGGAGATCGACCCCACCAATGGCTGCTTGCCGGATGAGCGCTATATCGTGCTGGGTTGGGGGCGTGATTTTGCCGATGTAACTCCGCTCAAGGGGGTCATGACCGGGGGCGGCGAACATGTGCTCAGTGTGGCCGTTGACGTATTGCCGCTGGGTGATGAGCCAGGGGAGGGCGTATTGGTCTAGGTAACCTCTGAAAAACTACCTGCGTTGGCAATACTGCGTTAAAAACAGCCTCAAAATGCTCATTTACACCACGTAAACTGCGCTTTTTCGGCTGTTTTTGCCTTGTCTTGCCTGCCTCGCCTACGTTTTTCAGAGGTTACCTAGCCACGCATGCAGTGGCTGGTCTGTCTGAAACGAAAAACCCGGCCGAAGCCGGGTTTTTGCTTGGTACAGCAGCCTTACATGTTGGGGTAGTTCGGGCCGCCAGTACCTTCAGGAGCGATCCAGTTGATGTTCTGGGCCGGATCCTTGATGTCGCAAGTCTTGCAGTGTACGCAGTTCTGCGCGTTGATCTGGAAGCGCTTGCTGCCGTCATCGTTCTCGACGATCTCATACACACCAGCCGGGCAGTAACGCTGAGCCGGCTCGTCGTACAGCGGCAGGTTCTTCTCCAGCGGAATGCTCGGGTCCTTAAGAGTCAGGTGAACCGGCTGATCTTCCTCATGGTTGGTGTTGGACAGGAACACCGAGGACAGCTTGTCGAAGCTGATCACTCCATCCGGCTTGGGATAGGTGATCTTCTTGGCTTCGGAAGCCTTCTTCATGCAGGCGTAATCCGGAGTCTTGTCACGCAGGGTGAAAGGGATCTTGCCGCCGAACAGGTTCTGATCCAGCCAGTTGACGCCGCCGCCAATGATGGCGCCGAACTTGTGCACTGCCGGGCCGAAGTTGCGGGCACGGAACAGTTCGTCATACAGCCAGCTCGACTTGAAGCTGTCAACGTAACCGGTCAGCTCGTCGCCACCTTCACTGCCAGCCTTGAGCGCTTCGACAATGGCGTCGGCGGCCAGCATACCGGATTTCATAGCGGTGTGGCTGCCCTTGATCTTGGCAAAGTTCAGGGTGCCCAGATCGCAACCAATCAACGCACCACCGGGGAAGACCATCTTCGGCAGCGAGTTGAAACCACCCTTGCAGATGGCGCGGGCACCATAAGCAACGCGCTTGCCGCCTTCCAGGTACTGCTTGATCACCGGGTGGTGCTTGTAGCGCTGGAACTCGTCGAACGGCGACAGATGCGGATTGGCGTAGGACAGGTCGATGATCAGACCAACGACGACCTGGTTGTTTTCCAGGTGATAGAGGAAGGAACCACCGGTGTTTTCGGTGCCCATGATATCCATCGGCCAGCCGGCGGTGTGAACTACCAGACCCTGCTGGTGCTTGGCCGGATCGATATCCCAGATTTCCTTGATGCCGATACCGTAGTGCTGGGCGTCAGCGTCGCTGTCAAGATTGTACTTTTTGATCAGCTGCTTGCCGATGTGGCCACGGCAACCTTCAGCGAACAGGGTGTACTTGGCGCGCAGCTCCATACCCGGGGTATAGAAGCCTTCTTTGGGGTTGCCTTCACGGTCGACACCCAGATCGCCAGTGAGGATCCCCTTGACCACGCCGTTCTCATCGATCAGTGCTTCCTGGGCGGCGAAGCCCGGATATACCTCTACGCCCAGGTTCTCAGCCTGCTGGGCCAGCCAGCGGCACAGGTTGCCCAGGGAGATGATGTAGTTGCCTTCATTGTGCATGGTTTTGGGCACAAAGAAGTCGGGAACCTTGGTGGCTTTCTCTTCACTGGTCAGGACGTAGATATCGTCACGAATGACCGGAGTGTTCAGCGGGGCTTCCAGTTCTTTCCAGTTGGGGAACAGCTCGTTAAGCGCACGCGGCTCGAAAACCGCACCGGAGAGAATGTGGGCGCCGACTTCGGAACCTTTCTCCACCACGCAGACACTGATTTCCTGCCCGGCTTCAGCAGCTTGCTGCTTGATGCGGCAAGCGGCGGACAGACCGGACGGACCAGCGCCCACGATGACAACGTCAAACTCCATGAATTCGCGTTCCACAAGCAATCTCCTACACTAGGCCAGCTAAATAACGGTTTTTTTAGATCTTCCCTGATCGGTTTAGCCGAGCATTATAACAGTCTGTCTCATCGGCTCCAATCCAAAGATCGAACTGGCAGCCCCTGACAATACGACTTTAGACCTAACGGACTATTGACCCTCACACAGAGGGCCGGCATGATAGTTGCCCTGAATGATAATCTCGATTTAGTCTGATTGTGAACGATTTGTTGTTGTTCGGTCACTTTTTGGCATCGAGTGGTTGCACCCAAGACTCATGAGGTAGCCATGAAGGTACTAGTAGCCGTTAAGCGCGTGGTCGACTACAACGTCAAGGTTCGCGTCAAGGCGGACAACAGCGGTGTCGATCTTGCCAACGTCAAGATGTCCATGAACCCCTTCTGCGAAATCGCCGTAGAAGAGGCCGTGCGCCTGAAAGAGAAGGGCGTGGCAACTGAAATCGTTGCCGTTTCCGTAGGCCCGACCGCCGCTCAGGAGCAACTGCGCACCGCGCTGGCTCTGGGTGCCGACCGCGCCGTGCTGGTTGAGTCTGCCGATGAGTTGAACTCGCTGGCCATCGCCAAGCTGCTCAAGGCCGTGGTTGACAAGGAACAGCCGCAACTGGTCATCCTTGGCAAGCAGGCCATCGATTCCGACAACAACCAGACTGGCCAGATGCTCGCAGCCCTGTCCGGCTACGCCCAGGGCACCTTCGCCTCGGCGGTCAATGTCGAAGGCGACCGGGTCAAGGTCACCCGCGAGATCGATGGCGGTCTGCAGACCGTTGATCTGAAACTGCCGGCCATCGTCACCACCGACCTGCGCCTGAACGAGCCGCGTTACGCTTCGCTGCCGAACATCATGAAGGCCAAGAAGAAGCCGCTGGAAACCCTCAAGCCGGAAGAGCTGGGTGTCAGCACCGCCTCGACCGTGACCACCCTGAAGGTTGAAGCCCCGGCTGCCCGCAGCGCCGGCATCAAGGTCAAGAGCGTCGACGAACTGATCGACAAACTCAAGAACGAAGCCAAGGTGATCTGAACATGAGCATTCTGGTTATTGCCGAACACAACAACGCCGCACTGAACGCCGCGACCCTGAACACCGTGGCTGCTGCCCAGGCCATCGGTGGCGACATCCATGTGCTGGTAGCCGGTCAAGGCTGTGGCGCCGCGGCTGAAGCTGCGGCCAAGGTCGCCGGTGTGAGCAAGGTTTTGGTTGCTGACAACGCCGCCTACGCCCATCAGTTGCCGGAAAACCTGGCGCTGCTGATTGCCGAAGTCGGCAAGGGCTACAGCCACATCCTGGCTCCGGCCAGCACCAACGGCAAGAACTACGCCCCGCGCGTAGCCGCGCTGCTGGACGTCGATCAGATCTCCGAGATCATCGCGGTCGAAAGCGCCGACACCTTCAAGCGTCCGATCTACGCCGGTAATGCGATTGCCACCGTGCAGTCCAGCGCTGCGGTCAAGGTCATCACCGTCCGCGCCACCGGCTTTGACGCCGTGGCCGCCGAAGGTGGCAGCGCCGCCGTAGAAGCGGTTGCCAGCGCCACTGACGCCGGCATCTCGGCCTTCGTTGGCGAAGAGCTGGCCAAGT is a genomic window of Halopseudomonas phragmitis containing:
- a CDS encoding transglutaminase family protein encodes the protein MKYQLRHTTRYEYSGPVSLSHNEARILPRQLSWQRCDNTRIEIIPAPVRQRERTDFFGNRVVNFSLESLHDSLEVHVFSEVTTSARPAQDFFSSMAWESAVAALREDWRDSNADTLEARLYVMDSAFVQAHDHLASYAAKSFTPGRNLIEAILDLNTRIFTEFSYDPGFTTVATPLAEVLASRRGVCQDFAHLTIGCLRSLGLAGRYVSGYMETLPPPGQEKLLGADATHAWLAVFIPGWGWLEIDPTNGCLPDERYIVLGWGRDFADVTPLKGVMTGGGEHVLSVAVDVLPLGDEPGEGVLV
- a CDS encoding electron transfer flavoprotein-ubiquinone oxidoreductase, with the protein product MEREFMEFDVVIVGAGPSGLSAACRIKQQAAEAGQEISVCVVEKGSEVGAHILSGAVFEPRALNELFPNWKELEAPLNTPVIRDDIYVLTSEEKATKVPDFFVPKTMHNEGNYIISLGNLCRWLAQQAENLGVEVYPGFAAQEALIDENGVVKGILTGDLGVDREGNPKEGFYTPGMELRAKYTLFAEGCRGHIGKQLIKKYNLDSDADAQHYGIGIKEIWDIDPAKHQQGLVVHTAGWPMDIMGTENTGGSFLYHLENNQVVVGLIIDLSYANPHLSPFDEFQRYKHHPVIKQYLEGGKRVAYGARAICKGGFNSLPKMVFPGGALIGCDLGTLNFAKIKGSHTAMKSGMLAADAIVEALKAGSEGGDELTGYVDSFKSSWLYDELFRARNFGPAVHKFGAIIGGGVNWLDQNLFGGKIPFTLRDKTPDYACMKKASEAKKITYPKPDGVISFDKLSSVFLSNTNHEEDQPVHLTLKDPSIPLEKNLPLYDEPAQRYCPAGVYEIVENDDGSKRFQINAQNCVHCKTCDIKDPAQNINWIAPEGTGGPNYPNM
- a CDS encoding electron transfer flavoprotein subunit beta/FixA family protein, encoding MKVLVAVKRVVDYNVKVRVKADNSGVDLANVKMSMNPFCEIAVEEAVRLKEKGVATEIVAVSVGPTAAQEQLRTALALGADRAVLVESADELNSLAIAKLLKAVVDKEQPQLVILGKQAIDSDNNQTGQMLAALSGYAQGTFASAVNVEGDRVKVTREIDGGLQTVDLKLPAIVTTDLRLNEPRYASLPNIMKAKKKPLETLKPEELGVSTASTVTTLKVEAPAARSAGIKVKSVDELIDKLKNEAKVI
- a CDS encoding electron transfer flavoprotein subunit alpha/FixB family protein, giving the protein MSILVIAEHNNAALNAATLNTVAAAQAIGGDIHVLVAGQGCGAAAEAAAKVAGVSKVLVADNAAYAHQLPENLALLIAEVGKGYSHILAPASTNGKNYAPRVAALLDVDQISEIIAVESADTFKRPIYAGNAIATVQSSAAVKVITVRATGFDAVAAEGGSAAVEAVASATDAGISAFVGEELAKSDRPELAGAKIVISGGRGMQNGDNFEMLYKLADKLGAAVGASRAAVDAGFVPNDMQVGQTGKIVAPQLYVAVGISGAIQHLAGMKDSKVIVAINKDEEAPIFQVADYGLVADLFEAVPELEGKL